Proteins encoded by one window of Cytobacillus sp. IB215665:
- the lysS gene encoding lysine--tRNA ligase has translation MSTEELNDQLVVRREKLHKLEENGIDPFGKRFERTHSAKELISTLDHYSKEELEQNEVQVKIAGRIMTKRGKGKAGFAHIQDLTDQIQIYVRKDAVGDAPYETFTIADIGDIIGISGTVFKTKVGELSIKATSFELLTKSLRPLPDKYHGLKDIEQRYRQRYLDLITNPKSKQTFISRSQIIQSMRRYLDNNGYLEVETPMMHSIAGGASAKPFITHHNALDIPLYMRIAIELHLKRLIVGGLEKVYEIGRVFRNEGVSTRHNPEFTMLELYEAYADFEDIMSLTENMIAHIAEEVLGSTTVMYGDDEVELKPKWKRLHMVDAIKEYVGVDFWKEMSVEEARAHAKEHGVEINDNMLYGHIVNEFFEQKIEDKLIQPTFIYGHPVEISPLAKKNAQDPRFTDRFELFIVGREHANAFTELNDPIDQRQRFEAQIKEREQGNDEAHMMDEDFVEALEYGMPPTGGLGIGIDRLVMLLTNAPSIRDVLLFPQMRNK, from the coding sequence ATGAGTACAGAAGAGTTAAATGATCAGTTAGTAGTCAGACGTGAAAAATTACATAAGTTAGAAGAAAACGGGATTGATCCGTTTGGAAAACGTTTTGAACGTACACACTCCGCTAAAGAGCTGATTTCCACATTGGATCATTACTCTAAGGAAGAGTTAGAACAAAATGAAGTACAAGTTAAAATAGCAGGTAGAATAATGACAAAACGAGGGAAGGGTAAAGCTGGTTTTGCGCATATTCAAGATTTGACAGATCAAATCCAAATATACGTTAGAAAAGATGCGGTAGGTGATGCACCATATGAGACTTTTACCATCGCAGACATTGGAGATATCATTGGAATTTCTGGTACTGTTTTTAAAACAAAAGTTGGGGAGCTTTCTATTAAAGCAACTTCATTTGAATTATTAACAAAATCACTTAGACCATTACCTGATAAATACCATGGTTTAAAGGATATAGAGCAAAGATATCGTCAGCGATATTTAGATTTAATTACTAACCCTAAAAGTAAGCAAACGTTCATATCTAGAAGCCAAATTATTCAATCTATGAGACGTTATTTAGATAACAATGGATATTTAGAGGTAGAAACTCCGATGATGCACTCAATCGCAGGCGGAGCTTCGGCAAAACCTTTTATTACTCACCATAATGCTCTAGATATCCCTTTATATATGAGAATTGCAATTGAATTACATTTAAAGAGATTAATTGTTGGTGGCTTAGAAAAAGTTTATGAAATTGGTCGTGTTTTTCGTAATGAGGGTGTATCTACTCGTCATAACCCGGAATTCACAATGCTTGAACTTTATGAGGCGTATGCAGATTTTGAAGACATTATGTCATTAACTGAAAATATGATCGCTCATATTGCAGAGGAAGTACTCGGGTCTACAACTGTTATGTATGGTGATGATGAAGTAGAATTAAAGCCAAAATGGAAAAGGCTACACATGGTTGACGCAATAAAAGAATATGTTGGCGTAGACTTCTGGAAAGAGATGAGTGTTGAAGAAGCACGTGCTCACGCGAAAGAGCATGGTGTTGAAATAAATGATAATATGTTATATGGACATATTGTAAATGAATTCTTCGAACAAAAAATAGAGGATAAACTTATACAACCGACATTTATTTATGGTCATCCAGTAGAAATTTCTCCTCTAGCTAAGAAAAACGCACAAGATCCGCGTTTTACTGATCGTTTTGAGCTGTTTATCGTTGGTCGTGAACATGCCAACGCATTTACCGAACTGAATGATCCTATTGATCAAAGGCAACGTTTTGAAGCACAAATAAAAGAACGTGAGCAAGGCAATGATGAAGCGCATATGATGGATGAGGACTTTGTTGAGGCGTTGGAGTATGGAATG